The Dyadobacter sandarakinus DNA window TGGAAGTCTCCGTCGTACTGGCTATGGTCGCACAACCGCTGGAAAATGCAGCCTGGTGAAATGGTGCAGGCCTGATTGCAGGGAAACCAATCGGGTATAAAGTCCGGACAGCTGTTGCCGCCTGGCCCGTGTGCTTCGGACGTAAAAGCGGTTTAATGACTCTTAATGCGGTATAAGCTCCTTCTTTGCCCAGCTACAGGCAATTTTAAAACTATTAATCTATAAAGTTGGTAGAATAAATAGTTTACATAATTTTGCGGCCATGTTCCGGCTTTTTGCCGGGAGCCTCATCTGGTAAACTATTCTGCTATGCCCCAATTTTTCCATGCTCAACAATTCCGAAAACTTACCCTGGGCTTGCTGCTCCTGGCCTTGCCGGGATTCGCCCAAACCCGTATCCAGGGAAAAGTAACTTTTGCCACGGACCAGTCCGCCTTGCCGGGCATCAATGTACTGATCAAAGGCTCCACGACCGGGACAACCACCAATGCCGACGGTATTTACGAGATCCAGGGTGGTGAGGAAGCTGTACTGGTGGTTTCCGGTATTGGCTATCTCACCCAAGAAATACCTGTAAAGCGTCGCTCGCAGGTGAATGTGCAGCTCAGCGATGACACCCGCCAGCTGAATGAGCTCGTGGTCGTCGGCTACGGCACACAGAAAAAGCGTGATCTCACCGGCTCGGTCAGTTCGCTGGATGCCAAAGACTTTAACAAAGGCGTACAAACATCAGTAGACCAGCTTATTGCGGGCCACTCGCCGGGTGTTCAGGTGACGCAGTCCAGCGCTGAGCCGGGTGGTGGCGTAACGATCCGCATCCGCGGTGCCAATTCCATTAATGCCAACAATGAGCCGCTCTATGTAATTGACGGACTTCCGATCAACAATACCTCGGTAGTGCCCAGCTCCACGGTAGTTTCTGAACCCGCAGCCAGGAATCCGCTGAATGCATTGAACCCCAATGATATCGAGTCTGTCGAAATTCTGAAAGATGCTTCGGCTACTGCCATTTACGGATCACGGGGTGCAAACGGGGTGATCCTGATCACGACCAAAAAAGGTGTGAAAGGAAAGCTGAACGTCAATTATGCACTATCTGCCGGGATTTCCGAAGTGACCAGGCGCGTACCGATGCTCAATGCAAAGCAGTACATCGGTTTGCTCAATGACCTCCGCGCCGACCAGAAGCAGGCACCTGAATTTTCTGCTGAGCAGATTGCGCAGATTGGCGACGGTACCTACTGGCAGGATCAAATCTTTAAGACGGGATCGGTACAGAACCATCAGCTCAGCTTTTCGGGCGGGCAGGACAAGTTCAACTATTACGCTTCGCTCAATTACCTCGATCAGAAAGGGGTGGTAATCAGTTCCGGGATCAAAAAGTATGTAGGGCGCGTCAATCTGAATTATACCGATGAAAAGTTCAAATTCGGATTGAGCCTGAATTCCAGCAATGTAAAGGATGACTTTGTGCCCAATGGCGTGAGCGTAAACGAAAGTGCGGGCGTGATCAACACCGCCATTTTTCAGGATCCCACCCTGACCATTAAAAATCCGAATGGTACATGGACACAAACCCAGATCGTGAACCTTGAAAACCCGGTGGGCCTGGCCAATGAAGTGAGTGATTTTGCCACTACCAACCGGACTTTCGCGAGCATTTTTGCCGAGTACTATTTCCTTCCCGAGCTGTCTGCAAAAATCAACTTTGGTACAGACCGGCAGGACTCCCGCCGCGATATTTTTACCTCCCGTCTGACCAAACGCGCAGAAGGAACAAAAGGCGTCGCCAACGTGCTTACCAGTAACTCCTATAACAACCTGATTGAGTTGACGGCACGTTACAGCAAAGCCATCAACAAAAACAACAAGCTTGAAATCCTCGGCGGCTATACTTTCCAGGAATTTGAGACCAGTACCCTGACGGCCGGCGCGCAGAACTTTCCGCTGGATGCATTAGGTACGGATAACCTTTCCGCGGGTGCGCAGAACACCTTTTCGCTGGGTTCCGGCCGGACCAAAAATCAGCTTTTGTCTTACCTGGGCCGCATTAACTACAATTTGCTCGACAAATACCTGCTTACTGCCTCCATCCGTGCCGATGGCTCTTCAAGGTTCGGGGACAATAAGAAGTATGGATTTTTTCCTTCGGTAGCAGTGGGCTGGCGGATCAAGGATGAAGTTTTCCTGAAAAATGTAAACGCGCTCACCGATCTGAAGTTTCGCGCCAGCTACGGCGTGACGGGTAACCAGGATATCGGAAGTTACAAGTCGCTCGTGCTGCTCGGACCGCAGGGACAGGCGATTTTCGACGGTACCCCGTACGTCGGTATTTCAACTACCCAGTTGCCCAATCCCGATCTGAAGTGGGAAACGACTACCCAGCTGGATCTCGGCATTGATTTCGGGATTCTGGAAAACAGGCTGACGGGTAGCATCGACTATTTTCACAAGCAAACAAAAGACCTGCTCCTGCAACTACCCGTACCGCGTACCACCGGTTTTACAACGACGTTCAAGAACGTGGGCGGGCTGAAAAACTCCGGGTTTGAGCTGGGGCTTACTTCCATAAACATCACGGCACCCTTTACCTGGCGTACTTCGGCAAACTTTTCTACCATTAAAAACGAAGTGACCGATCTGGGTGACCTGCCGTTTATTCTGGGAGGTTCAGCTGGTTTTACCAATGATTTCACGATCATCCGCAAGGGCGATCCACTGAATTCCTACTATGGGTATGTTGTCGATGGGGTTTTCCAAAACGGAGAGAACATTGGTGCATCCGCGCAGCCGCTTTCGCGACCGGGTGAGTACAGGTACCGTGATGTAAATGGCGACGGGGCGATCAACTCGCAGGACCGCACCATCCTCGGCTCCCCTTTTCCTAAGTTTACCTACGGTTTGAATAACGATTTTACATACGGGCCTTTTAATCTTTCATTTTTCTTCCAGGGTGTGCAGGGAAGCCAGATGTTCAATCTGAACCGCACCGAATCTGAAAACCCGATCTCGTTCCGCCGCAACCGACTGCTGGAAACTTACACCGACCGCTGGACACCTACCAATCCCACCAACCAAAACTCATCGGCGATCCCGGTGGCTGTGGCCTACACGAGTAATGTCAACAGCCGCGCAGTTGAAACTGCCTCGTACCTCCGCCTGAAAACACTGCAGCTGACCTACAACTTTCCAACGGCCAAATGGAAACACGTGCGGAACGTGCAGGTGTATGTGACCGGCCAGAACCTGTTTACAATCACAAAGTACACCGGCTATGACCCCGAAGTCAGTGCTTTCGGCACTTCCAATGTGCGCGCAGATTACAATGCATTTCCGCTATCGCGCACCTATACCGCGGGTTTAAGTATCAATTTTTAATGTCACGAAAATGAAGAAGCTACTATATATCTTGCTGTTACTAGGTACGCTGGGCTGCGATAAGCCGCTGGAAGAAGAAGTGTTTTCTTCTTTTGGCCCCAACAACTTTTTCAAAACTGCTGATGATGCCGAGGCGCTGCTCAATGCGGCTTATGCCCTTGAACAGAAGCAGGGGACCGACGGATTCCGCAATATTTTCGTGATGGCAGAGGTGACTACCGACCTGCTCATCATCCGCGAGGGCGGACTCCGCGGGCTGGCGCAGCCGCTGGAAGATTTTACCTGGAATGCATCACACGAATTTTTCGATGTGGCCTGGACGCGTTATTACAGCGCCATATATCGCGCCAACCTGGTGATCGACAATGTTCCGAACATTGATTTTGACGAAGAAAGGAAAAAGCAGATCGTTGCCGAGGCGCGGTTCCTGCGGGCCAGCGGGTACATGTCACTGTATGATCTTTTTGGTCCGACCCCCATCATCACGAGCAGCATCAGCACCAGCGAGGACAGGCCGGCTCGGGCGACCAGGGAGGAATTTGTCAAGTTTGTGACGGATGAGCTGAATGCCGCCAGTGAGATCCTGCCCGTCAAAGCGAAGCAATACGGCCGGGCTACCAGGGGTGCCGCGCTGGCATTTCTGACCAAATTTTACCTGAACAATAAGGATTGGGCAAAAGCGGGTGAAACTGCCCAGAAGGTAATCGACCTGAATGCTTACAGCTTGTTTAACAGTGCGAACAGGGCCGATCTGTTCAAGCTGGCCAATGAAGTCAACAGTGAGTTTATCTACGTCAGACCGCACATTGCGCAGCCGGGATTGGGTACGAACTACCTTCCTCATGCAGCGCCGCCCAACTATAAATACAAAGGAACTGCCAAGGCGAACTATGCCACCCAGCTGAAAACGCTTTCCGCATTCTACGACTCGTTTGATCCGGCAGACCAGCGGCGCCAGGTGTTCCTCACCGAATATGATGACCTGAATGGCAAGCACATTGTACTCGGGCAGGATGATAAAAGAAGCTTTAAATTTGAAGAAGACCTGAACGCGACGGGTGCCGATCTGGGCAACGATTTTCCGGTAGTACGCTATGCCGATATCCTTTTGAGTAAAGCTGAGGCTTTGAACGAGCTGAATGGACCTGTTGCCGCGGCTCTTGAACTATTGAACCAGGTGCACGTGAAAGCGGGATTGAAAGCACTGACGCTGGTCGAACTCCCGACAAAAGAGGCTTTCCGCGCACAGATCCTGAAAGAAAGAGGGTGGGAGTTTTTTTCCGAGGAACTTCGCAGGCAGGATCTGATACGGCATGGCAAGTTCATCGAGTGGGCTAAGGCGCGCGGCAAGGTGGCATTTGATTACCAGGTACTCTTCCCGCTGCCTCAAAGCGAAATCGACCGCAATCCAAATCTGAAACAGAATGAAGGTTACAAATAGGTTCGTTAAAATTATATTGGGAGCTCTGGTACTGACAATCTTGTCAGTACCAGATGCTTTTTTGTTTGGTCAGAAACGTGCCTCGGAAAAGCCCAACATCGTTGTTTTTCTGGTGGACGATATGGGCTGGCAGGATACCTCTGTGCCTTTTTGGAACAAAACCACTGACTTTAACCGGCGCTATCACACGCCCAATATGGAGCGACTGGCACGTGAAGGAATGAAGTTCACCAATGCCTATGCCATGCCGGTATGTACGCCGACGCGCGTGAGCCTGATGACCGGCGTAAATGCAGCCCGCCACCGCGTGACCCACTGGACCTCGCCCAACCAGAACACCAATACCGACTATGCCGATACCACGCTGAACTTTGTGGACTGGAATATCAATGGTTTCAGCCCTGAACCTGGTGTACCGCATACCTTTCACGGCACTGCGCTGCCTGCCATCCTGCGGGATCATGGTTACTACACGATCCATAGCGGGAAGGCACATTTCGGATCAGCCGGTACCCCGGGCTCTGATCCCCGCAACCTGGGTTTTCAGGTGAATATTGCAGGAAGTGAAATTGGTCACCCGGCCAGCTACCTGGGTAAAAGCAACTATGACAGGCCGGTCAATGGTAAGCGGAACCGCAATGCAGTACCCGGCCTGAAAGCCTATCATGGCACGAATACTTTCCTGAGCGATGCGATCACCATCGAAGCATTGAGAGCATTGGATAAACCTGTTGCCGAGCACCGGCCATTCTTTTTGTACCTGGCGCACTATGCTGTCCATGTTCCGCTCGACCCGGACATGCGTTTCCTAAATAAGTACCTGAAAACCGGTCTCGACAGTTCGGAAGCGAAATATGCAGCACTGGTGGAGGGAATGGACAAAAGTTTGGGGGACCTGCTCCATTATATTGACGACAAGAAACTGAGTGATAATACCATCATCCTGTTTATGTCGGACAATGGTGGGCTGAGCACGAAGCCGCAGCGGGGCGGGCAAGCCTGGACGCATAATCTGCCACTGAAAGCCGGCAAAGGATCTGTGTACGAGGGCGGGATCCGGGAGCCGATGCTTGTGCGCTGGCCGGGTGTCGTAAAGCCGCAAACAATTGCCGGACAGTACGTGATTGCGGAAGATTTCTTTCCAACCATTCTCGAAGTCGCGGGGGTGAAAAGTCCGGAACTGATCCAGCGGGTCGACGGGAAGAGTTTTTTACCGATTCTCAAAAATTCCGGCTTCAGGGACGATCAGCGTGAGCTGGTATGGCATCACCCAAACCGGTGGATTGCTGCCGAAGGTCCCAATATTCACTTCGCAAGCGCATTGCGGAAAGGTGACTGGAAGCTGATTTACAATCATAGGGAAGAAAAGCTGGAACTGTATAATCTGGCTGACGACATCGGGGAACAAAATGACCTTTCAGTCTTAAACTTTCATAAAACAAAGGAGCTGGCTGCATTGCTGACCAATCAGCTCCTGCGACTGGATGCGCAAATGCCGAAGTTTAAAGACACCGGAAAACAAATCAGATGGCCCAATGAACTTTTGGCCCGCTAAGACGAACCTATACCATTGATTTTCATGAAACGCCATTCTATTTTTCTAATAGTACCTGTTTTGCTGCTACTGGCAGTACCCGCATTTTCGCAAAAAACAAAACAGCCCAACTTCATCATTATCCTGGCCGACGATCTGGGTTACGGTGACCTCGGCATTTACGGTCACCCCACAATACGCACGCCAAACCTCGACAAGATGGCTCTCGAAGGTACGCGGTTTACACAGTTTTACGTAGCGGCGAATGTGTGCTCACCCAGCCGTGCTGCCTTGCTGACAGGCCGGCTGCCGGTGCGAAATGGCGTGTTTGGCACCAGTGCGGCCAATAAGGTGTTTTTTACCAATTCCACGAGCGGGCTGCCCAAGCGGGAGACTACCCTGGCCAAAGCCCTGAAAGGCCGCGGATATCAGACTGCGATTGTAGGAAAGTGGCACCTGGGCTCGCTTCCCGAGTTTTTGCCTACCCAATATGGATTCGATGCCTACTTCGGCATCCCGTATTCCAATGATATGGGCAGAGAGTCGTTCCGGACCGATGCGGATGGAAAGCCCGTGATCGCCAACAATCCCCGGTTGCCTTTGTACCGCAACACAGAGGTGGTCGAAACCGAGCCCGACCAGAACCTGCTTACCAAAAGATTTACTTCGGAAGTGACGGACCTGATCACTAAAAATCGCAGCAAGCCCTTTTTCATTTACTATGCCAGTCCGTTTCCGCACGTGCCACTGCATGCCTCGCCCGATTTTGCGGGCAAAAGCAAGCGGGGAATTTACGGGGATGTGGTGGAAGAGCTGGACTGGAGTGTGGGGCAGATTTTGAACAAACTGAAAGAACTTAAACTGGACAAAAATACATTTGTGGTGTTCCTGAGCGACAACGGGCCCTGGCTCATGAAGTCTCTGATCGATGAAAACGGAGGTTCGGCAGGCTTGCTGTACGAGGCAAAAGGGTCAACCTACGAGGGCGGCATGCGCGTGCCGGCCATTGCCTGGATGCCCGGAACGGTCAAAACTCAGGTTTCTTCCGCAGTTGCAACTTCAATGGATCTGTATCCGACGATCCTCAAATGGGCCGGGGCGGCAGCGCCGGCAGATACCCCGCTGGATGGAAACGACATCACCGGCATCTTCACAGGAAGCGCGGATAAGGTCACGGATATCGTGTATTATTATGAAAACAATGACTTGTATGCGATCCGGAAAGGACCCTACAAGCTGCATTTCAAAACCAATGCATCCTACTCGCAAAAGCCTGCTGCGGTGCATAATCCGCCGCTGCTGTACAACCTGGAACACGATCCTTCCGAAAAGTTTGAGATCGGCAGAAAGTACCCGCAGGTGATCGAAGAACTGACCGCAGCTTCCAAAAAGCACCTCGAAAGCGTCAAACCGGTAGATGCCGAGCTGGACAAGCGGGAGGCTAAGCAATAAGCTGGCGATACAGAAATCTGATGATGATTTATCCCTGTTCAAACCGATATGTTTGCCATGCGCAGGTAATTAGTTGGAGTATAGCCTCACATCCTTTAATTTTCTGGAAGTTAGAAATCGGGAAGTGATAAAAGGCTAAGTTTTTTGCGCCATGCGAAGTTGGGTCAGGTGTATTTGGTTGGTTTTGGCGGGTGTGCTGGGATGGGTGGAGGAAGGTATGGCTCAATCCGGAGAATACCAGTTTGCCCGCTACAACACCGAGCGCGGCCTTTCGCACAATCAGGTCAATTGCTTTCTGAAAGACAGCCGGGGATTTGTCTGGATCGGCACCGCCAATGGGCTCAACCGGTTTGACGGCTATAATTTCCGTGTTTTTAAACACGTTCAGGGCGACTCCGCCACTATTTCGGCTCATCAGATCAACGCGATCTTTGAGGATCCCCAGGGTTTCATCTGGATCAGGACGCAGCTGGGCTTTGATGTATACGACCCAATTACCGAGCGCATTGAGCACAACCCCGACCAGGCTGCGAAAAGGCTGGGCCTGCCGGATGCTGATTTCAGCCGCATTATAAAAACGCGCACCGGTGACTACTGGATTAACCATAACCGCCTCGGGCTGCTGAAATTTCTGACCCGGTCAAAAAAACTCGTCAAGGTTAAATTCACCCCTTCCGAAGATTCTTTTGGCACTTCCAAACGTCTGATCTCGGATTTTGACGAGGACGCACAGGGAAATCTCTGGGTAGTTTGCGACGAAGGTTTCCTGGCCAGGGTAAATGCAGGTTCCCACCAGGTTGACGTGCAGAGTGCATTGCTGCAAAACCGGAACAAGGGAAACTTGTCCAATCATAAAGTATTTGTCGATGATGACGGCGAGCCGTGGGTATACGGCGTCAAAGCGGCCTGGGGAGCTTTTTACTTTGATTTCAAAAACAATGCATTGCGGGTGGCCAATACAGCCGGGCCCGACTTCCGGCTGAGCAACAACACCGTAAGTGCAATCGTATCCGGCCCCGACGGGCGCATCTGGCTCGGCACCGATCATGGGGGAATCAATGTGCTGGATAAAAAAAGCAAGACGGTGTCCACGCTACTTTTTAACTCCGGCGATCCGAGGACAATCAGTCAGAACAGCATACTGGCCTTGTACAAGGACCCCACAGGCATGATTTGGGCCGGTACGTTCAAACAGGGGTTTTGCAGCTACCATAAGAATATTTTCAAATTTTCACTCATCCGGCATTCTCCCGAAAATCCGCGCAGCGTCCCGTTTAATGATGTCAATATGTTTGCCGAGGACCGGAAAGGGAACCTGTGGCTGGGTATGAACGGCGGCGGGCTCGTCTACTACGATCGCACGAACAACAGTTTCCGCCAGTACCGAAATGTGCCGGGCGATCCTAAAAGTCTGAGCAACAATGTGATTGTCAGTCTGTTTCTGGATAAAAGCAATGTGCTCTGGATCGGGACCTACTTTGGCGGTCTGAACAGCTTTGACGGAAAAACCTTCACCCGGTACCTGCATAATCCCGCAGATTCCACAAGCCTGATCGACGACCGCGTATGGGAGATATTCGAAGATTCGCAGGAACGATTGTGGGTAGGTACGCTGGCCGATGGTCTGGATTTGTTTGACCGGAAGAAAAAAACCTTCCGCCACTACCGCCGGCTGGCGCCCAATTCTGTCAGCTCCGATTACATTTCGGCCCTGCTCGAAGACCGGTATGGGAACCTGTGGATCGGCACGGCAAATGGTATTGACGTGTTGATGCAAAAAACGGGTCGGTTTGTACATTATGCTTATAAAGCAGGCAACCCGGGCAGCCTGAGCAGCGATGCAGTGACCTCGCTGGCCCAGGACCGA harbors:
- a CDS encoding SusC/RagA family TonB-linked outer membrane protein → MPQFFHAQQFRKLTLGLLLLALPGFAQTRIQGKVTFATDQSALPGINVLIKGSTTGTTTNADGIYEIQGGEEAVLVVSGIGYLTQEIPVKRRSQVNVQLSDDTRQLNELVVVGYGTQKKRDLTGSVSSLDAKDFNKGVQTSVDQLIAGHSPGVQVTQSSAEPGGGVTIRIRGANSINANNEPLYVIDGLPINNTSVVPSSTVVSEPAARNPLNALNPNDIESVEILKDASATAIYGSRGANGVILITTKKGVKGKLNVNYALSAGISEVTRRVPMLNAKQYIGLLNDLRADQKQAPEFSAEQIAQIGDGTYWQDQIFKTGSVQNHQLSFSGGQDKFNYYASLNYLDQKGVVISSGIKKYVGRVNLNYTDEKFKFGLSLNSSNVKDDFVPNGVSVNESAGVINTAIFQDPTLTIKNPNGTWTQTQIVNLENPVGLANEVSDFATTNRTFASIFAEYYFLPELSAKINFGTDRQDSRRDIFTSRLTKRAEGTKGVANVLTSNSYNNLIELTARYSKAINKNNKLEILGGYTFQEFETSTLTAGAQNFPLDALGTDNLSAGAQNTFSLGSGRTKNQLLSYLGRINYNLLDKYLLTASIRADGSSRFGDNKKYGFFPSVAVGWRIKDEVFLKNVNALTDLKFRASYGVTGNQDIGSYKSLVLLGPQGQAIFDGTPYVGISTTQLPNPDLKWETTTQLDLGIDFGILENRLTGSIDYFHKQTKDLLLQLPVPRTTGFTTTFKNVGGLKNSGFELGLTSINITAPFTWRTSANFSTIKNEVTDLGDLPFILGGSAGFTNDFTIIRKGDPLNSYYGYVVDGVFQNGENIGASAQPLSRPGEYRYRDVNGDGAINSQDRTILGSPFPKFTYGLNNDFTYGPFNLSFFFQGVQGSQMFNLNRTESENPISFRRNRLLETYTDRWTPTNPTNQNSSAIPVAVAYTSNVNSRAVETASYLRLKTLQLTYNFPTAKWKHVRNVQVYVTGQNLFTITKYTGYDPEVSAFGTSNVRADYNAFPLSRTYTAGLSINF
- a CDS encoding RagB/SusD family nutrient uptake outer membrane protein codes for the protein MKKLLYILLLLGTLGCDKPLEEEVFSSFGPNNFFKTADDAEALLNAAYALEQKQGTDGFRNIFVMAEVTTDLLIIREGGLRGLAQPLEDFTWNASHEFFDVAWTRYYSAIYRANLVIDNVPNIDFDEERKKQIVAEARFLRASGYMSLYDLFGPTPIITSSISTSEDRPARATREEFVKFVTDELNAASEILPVKAKQYGRATRGAALAFLTKFYLNNKDWAKAGETAQKVIDLNAYSLFNSANRADLFKLANEVNSEFIYVRPHIAQPGLGTNYLPHAAPPNYKYKGTAKANYATQLKTLSAFYDSFDPADQRRQVFLTEYDDLNGKHIVLGQDDKRSFKFEEDLNATGADLGNDFPVVRYADILLSKAEALNELNGPVAAALELLNQVHVKAGLKALTLVELPTKEAFRAQILKERGWEFFSEELRRQDLIRHGKFIEWAKARGKVAFDYQVLFPLPQSEIDRNPNLKQNEGYK
- a CDS encoding sulfatase, which translates into the protein MKVTNRFVKIILGALVLTILSVPDAFLFGQKRASEKPNIVVFLVDDMGWQDTSVPFWNKTTDFNRRYHTPNMERLAREGMKFTNAYAMPVCTPTRVSLMTGVNAARHRVTHWTSPNQNTNTDYADTTLNFVDWNINGFSPEPGVPHTFHGTALPAILRDHGYYTIHSGKAHFGSAGTPGSDPRNLGFQVNIAGSEIGHPASYLGKSNYDRPVNGKRNRNAVPGLKAYHGTNTFLSDAITIEALRALDKPVAEHRPFFLYLAHYAVHVPLDPDMRFLNKYLKTGLDSSEAKYAALVEGMDKSLGDLLHYIDDKKLSDNTIILFMSDNGGLSTKPQRGGQAWTHNLPLKAGKGSVYEGGIREPMLVRWPGVVKPQTIAGQYVIAEDFFPTILEVAGVKSPELIQRVDGKSFLPILKNSGFRDDQRELVWHHPNRWIAAEGPNIHFASALRKGDWKLIYNHREEKLELYNLADDIGEQNDLSVLNFHKTKELAALLTNQLLRLDAQMPKFKDTGKQIRWPNELLAR
- a CDS encoding sulfatase family protein; amino-acid sequence: MKRHSIFLIVPVLLLLAVPAFSQKTKQPNFIIILADDLGYGDLGIYGHPTIRTPNLDKMALEGTRFTQFYVAANVCSPSRAALLTGRLPVRNGVFGTSAANKVFFTNSTSGLPKRETTLAKALKGRGYQTAIVGKWHLGSLPEFLPTQYGFDAYFGIPYSNDMGRESFRTDADGKPVIANNPRLPLYRNTEVVETEPDQNLLTKRFTSEVTDLITKNRSKPFFIYYASPFPHVPLHASPDFAGKSKRGIYGDVVEELDWSVGQILNKLKELKLDKNTFVVFLSDNGPWLMKSLIDENGGSAGLLYEAKGSTYEGGMRVPAIAWMPGTVKTQVSSAVATSMDLYPTILKWAGAAAPADTPLDGNDITGIFTGSADKVTDIVYYYENNDLYAIRKGPYKLHFKTNASYSQKPAAVHNPPLLYNLEHDPSEKFEIGRKYPQVIEELTAASKKHLESVKPVDAELDKREAKQ